One Candidatus Bathyarchaeota archaeon DNA segment encodes these proteins:
- a CDS encoding VOC family protein: protein MDHTIIHFEIPANDVEKMKKFYSTLFGWKIEKLEGMEYYSVTTVPMDEKGNLLRPGVNGGLYKKEQPQQQPVNYVYVESVEEYSKKIADLGGKIVVSKTEVPGMGWFALAQDPEGNTFGLFEVMPMA from the coding sequence AACGATGTGGAGAAGATGAAGAAATTCTACTCGACGCTTTTCGGTTGGAAAATCGAGAAACTCGAAGGTATGGAATACTACTCTGTAACAACGGTGCCCATGGATGAAAAAGGCAACCTGCTTCGCCCCGGCGTCAACGGCGGTCTCTACAAAAAAGAGCAGCCCCAACAGCAACCGGTAAACTACGTCTACGTGGAATCCGTCGAAGAATACAGCAAAAAAATAGCCGATTTAGGCGGAAAAATCGTAGTTTCAAAGACGGAAGTTCCCGGTATGGGTTGGTTTGCTCTCGCCCAAGACCCAGAAGGCAACACCTTTGGCCTCTTTGAAGTAATGCCGATGGCTTAG